In Microlunatus antarcticus, a single genomic region encodes these proteins:
- a CDS encoding ABC transporter permease subunit (The N-terminal region of this protein, as described by TIGR01726, is a three transmembrane segment that identifies a subfamily of ABC transporter permease subunits, which specificities that include histidine, arginine, glutamine, glutamate, L-cystine (sic), the opines (in Agrobacterium) octopine and nopaline, etc.), whose product MVVLQEVVIRRVVGVLVALVLLLLGTACSRGSDSSAPAPDTTLGKVQAAGVLRVGTEGTYAPFTYHDPTNNQLTGYDVEVITAVAAKMGLRTEFVEAPFDSIFASLQSDRFDLVANQVTKNAQRDATYALSAPYTVSDGVIVTRTDDDSITSLADLKGKTTAQSSTSNWAQVAKDAGAKVEAVEGFTQAVTLVKQKRVDATVNDNLAVAEYSKTTGDTTVKIAAKTGDTSEQVFAMRQADTTLRDAVNTALGQVRADGQLTSISEKYFGQDVSQGEASPEQAGTAVVQQSTWDLVRDSAGPMAIAALNRTIPLTAISFVVGLAIALVIALMRLSKVGVVSQVARFYVSVIRGTPLLVQLFLIFYGLPAIGLTFNPFTAAIIAFSLNVGGYAAEIIRAAILSVPRGQWEAAETIGMGYATTLRRIVLPQAARTAVPPLSNTLISLVKDTSLASVVLVTELLRVAQVAAAPTFKFFALYGVAAAYYWVICLVLSFVQGRLEHRLERYVAR is encoded by the coding sequence ATGGTCGTGCTGCAGGAGGTCGTCATCAGACGCGTCGTCGGGGTGCTGGTCGCCCTCGTGCTGCTGCTCCTGGGCACCGCGTGCTCGAGAGGGTCAGACAGTTCAGCGCCCGCGCCCGACACGACGCTCGGCAAGGTCCAGGCTGCCGGGGTGCTGCGGGTCGGGACCGAGGGGACGTACGCGCCCTTCACCTATCACGACCCCACCAACAACCAGCTGACCGGCTACGACGTCGAGGTCATCACCGCGGTCGCGGCCAAGATGGGCCTGCGGACCGAGTTCGTCGAGGCGCCGTTCGACTCGATCTTCGCGAGCCTGCAGTCCGACCGCTTCGACCTCGTCGCCAACCAGGTCACCAAGAACGCTCAGCGTGACGCCACGTACGCGCTCTCGGCGCCGTACACCGTCTCCGACGGCGTCATCGTCACGCGGACCGACGACGACTCGATCACGAGCCTCGCCGACCTGAAGGGCAAGACGACCGCGCAGAGCTCCACGAGCAACTGGGCCCAGGTGGCCAAGGACGCGGGCGCCAAGGTGGAGGCCGTCGAGGGCTTCACCCAGGCCGTCACGCTCGTCAAGCAGAAGCGCGTCGACGCCACGGTCAACGACAACCTCGCCGTGGCCGAGTACAGCAAGACCACCGGCGACACTACGGTCAAGATCGCGGCCAAGACCGGTGACACCAGCGAGCAGGTCTTCGCGATGCGGCAGGCCGACACGACCCTGCGGGACGCGGTCAACACCGCGCTCGGCCAGGTGCGGGCGGACGGCCAGCTGACCTCGATCTCGGAGAAGTACTTCGGCCAGGACGTCAGCCAGGGCGAGGCGTCCCCGGAGCAGGCGGGCACGGCCGTCGTCCAGCAGTCGACGTGGGACCTGGTCCGCGACTCGGCCGGCCCCATGGCGATCGCCGCCCTCAACCGGACCATCCCGCTCACCGCGATCAGCTTCGTCGTCGGGCTCGCGATCGCCCTCGTGATCGCCCTGATGCGGCTGTCGAAGGTCGGCGTCGTCTCGCAGGTCGCGCGCTTCTACGTCTCGGTCATCCGCGGCACGCCGCTGCTCGTCCAGCTGTTCCTGATCTTCTACGGGCTGCCCGCCATCGGGCTGACCTTCAACCCGTTCACGGCCGCGATCATCGCGTTCAGCCTCAACGTCGGCGGCTACGCGGCCGAGATCATCCGGGCCGCCATCCTCTCGGTCCCCCGCGGGCAGTGGGAGGCGGCCGAGACCATCGGCATGGGGTACGCGACCACGCTGCGGCGCATCGTCCTGCCGCAGGCCGCGCGCACGGCCGTCCCGCCGCTGTCGAACACGCTCATCTCGCTGGTCAAGGACACCTCGCTGGCCTCGGTGGTCCTGGTCACCGAGCTCCTGCGGGTCGCCCAGGTGGCGGCCGCGCCGACCTTCAAGTTCTTCGCGCTGTACGGCGTCGCCGCGGCGTACTACTGGGTGATCTGCCTGGTGCTGTCCTTCGTGCAGGGACGCCTCGAGCACCGGCTGGAGAGGTACGTGGCGCGATGA
- a CDS encoding PDDEXK family nuclease, whose amino-acid sequence MRLQRDEPFDDSRPFTRADARAAGLPLDELLTRRYRRLFYDVHLRAGARPTLRVRAQAAVGLNALGTYASHATSVELWGGVAPEPGPVHVSVPDGQPRSERRGICAHRSVPRPDVRLSKGVRVSAPGQALLEMAADGVDLVDLVIAADSLLRAEALDLDELHEAAQHWRGRGSRVGRRAVSLARVGVDSPMETRLRLLIVLAGLPEPEVDHRLRDEVGTVLMRFDLSYPALKLLIEYDGRQHAEDETQWKSDVRRRETLDGLGLRLLAVLKDGIYQRPLETLDRVAGALRERGVRVRRSYRPEWERYFPGRSSDRT is encoded by the coding sequence ATGCGCCTTCAACGGGACGAGCCGTTCGACGACAGCCGGCCGTTCACCCGCGCTGACGCACGGGCGGCCGGGCTACCGCTCGACGAGCTGCTCACCCGGCGATACCGCCGCCTCTTCTACGACGTGCACCTGCGAGCCGGAGCCCGTCCGACCCTGAGGGTCCGCGCCCAGGCGGCGGTCGGGCTGAATGCCCTAGGCACGTACGCCAGCCACGCGACCTCCGTCGAGTTGTGGGGTGGGGTCGCCCCGGAGCCCGGGCCCGTCCACGTCAGCGTGCCCGACGGCCAGCCGCGCTCCGAGCGTCGAGGTATCTGTGCGCACCGCTCGGTACCCCGGCCCGACGTCCGTCTGAGCAAGGGCGTACGTGTCTCGGCCCCGGGTCAGGCGCTGCTCGAGATGGCAGCCGATGGCGTCGACCTCGTCGATCTGGTGATCGCGGCCGACAGCCTGCTGCGCGCCGAGGCGCTCGACCTCGACGAGCTGCACGAGGCGGCCCAGCACTGGCGGGGTCGCGGTTCCCGCGTGGGCCGGCGGGCGGTCAGCCTGGCGCGGGTCGGCGTCGACTCGCCGATGGAGACCCGGCTCCGTCTCCTGATCGTCCTGGCGGGCCTGCCCGAGCCCGAGGTCGACCACCGGCTGCGCGACGAGGTCGGCACGGTCCTGATGCGGTTCGACCTGTCCTACCCGGCGCTGAAGCTGCTGATCGAGTACGACGGTCGTCAGCACGCCGAGGACGAGACGCAGTGGAAGAGCGACGTACGGCGCCGGGAGACGCTCGACGGGCTGGGGCTCCGGCTGCTGGCCGTGCTCAAGGACGGCATCTACCAGCGGCCGCTCGAGACCCTGGACCGCGTGGCCGGCGCGCTGCGCGAACGAGGCGTGCGCGTACGACGCTCGTACCGCCCGGAGTGGGAGCGCTACTTCCCAGGGCGCTCCAGCGACCGGACCTAG
- a CDS encoding amino acid ABC transporter ATP-binding protein, which yields MLEVTGLAKAFDGVEVLRDVEFAVQPGSVTVLIGPSGSGKTTVLRCLNALETADAGLVRIGDVSVDYSTRPGKRALSKLRAQSAMVFQAHNLFPHLTVLRNITEGPVVVQGRPQEEADAEARALLESVGLAGKAEQHPYQLSGGQQQRVGIARALALDPQLLLFDEPTSALDPELVGEVLAVMKDLAVQGRTMVVVTHEMRFAQSVSDQVLFMDGGVVVERGEPAAVLTDPREARTRTFLHRVLDPI from the coding sequence CTGCTCGAGGTGACCGGCCTGGCCAAGGCCTTCGACGGCGTCGAGGTGCTGCGCGACGTCGAGTTCGCCGTGCAGCCCGGGTCGGTGACCGTGCTCATCGGCCCGTCCGGCTCGGGCAAGACGACGGTGCTGCGCTGCCTGAACGCGCTCGAGACCGCCGACGCGGGGCTCGTCCGCATCGGGGACGTGAGCGTCGACTACTCCACTCGGCCGGGCAAGCGGGCCCTGTCGAAGCTGCGGGCGCAGAGCGCGATGGTCTTCCAGGCGCACAACCTCTTCCCGCACCTCACCGTCCTGCGGAACATCACCGAGGGCCCCGTCGTCGTGCAGGGCCGCCCGCAGGAGGAGGCCGACGCCGAGGCGCGCGCCCTGCTGGAGAGCGTGGGTCTGGCCGGCAAGGCCGAGCAGCACCCGTACCAGCTCTCGGGCGGTCAGCAGCAGCGCGTCGGGATCGCCCGGGCGCTCGCCCTGGACCCCCAGCTCCTGCTCTTCGACGAGCCCACCTCGGCGCTCGACCCCGAGCTGGTGGGGGAGGTGCTCGCCGTCATGAAGGACCTCGCCGTCCAGGGCCGCACGATGGTCGTCGTCACCCACGAGATGCGCTTCGCCCAGTCGGTGTCGGACCAGGTGCTCTTCATGGACGGCGGGGTGGTCGTCGAGCGTGGCGAGCCGGCCGCGGTCCTGACCGATCCCCGCGAGGCGCGGACGCGCACGTTCCTGCACCGGGTCCTCGACCCCATCTGA